The nucleotide window GGAGATCGTGTTGTGAGGTCACTGCCTGGAAGCCCCGGAATAGGTTTTTCAGGCAGCGGTCAGTGGGCGGGTAAAACTTAAATAGTCATCAACGACAAAGGGGAAGCTGCAGCAGCTTCCCCTTTGTCGTTTTTGTCGCGGCTATTTCTGCAGCCAGTGGGCGATATCCTTGGCATGGTAGGTGATGATGATATCGGCGCCGGCCCGCTTGAAGGCCAGCATGGTCTCCATCACCACACGTTCTTCGTCGATCCAGCCGTTGGCCGCGGCCCCCTTGATCATGCTGTATTCGCCCGACACGTTGTACACCGCCAGGGGCAGGCTGTATTCGTTGCGCAGGTCGCGCACGATGTCCAGATAGGGCAGGCCCGGCTTGACCATGATGATGTCCGCTCCCTCCTCGATATCCTGGGCCGCCTCCCGCAAGGCCTCGAGCCGGTTGGCCGGATCCATCTGGTAGGTGCGGCGGTCGCCGAACTGAGGGGTGGACTCGGCTGCCTCACGGAAGGGGCCGTAATAGCCCGAGGCGTACTTGACGGCATAGCTCATGACCGGAACGGCATCGAAACCATTCTCGTCCAGCGCATCGCGGATGGCTGCCACCCGGCCGTCCATCATGTCCGAGGGAGCCACCATGTCGGCTCCTGCCCTGGCATGGGAGACCGCTTCCTTTGCCAGCAACTCCAGAGTAGCGTCGTTGTCCACATCCCCTTGGACGATCAGGCCGCAATGACCGTGATCGGTATATTCACACAGGCAGACATCGGTGATCACCGCCAGGCCGGGAACCTCGCGCTTGATGGCTCGAATGGTCTCCTGGATGATACCGGTATCCGAGTAGGCATCGCTGCCTACGGCATCCTTGGTTTCAGGGATGCCGAACAGCAGCACGGCCGGAATGCCGAGATCCCTGACCTCTTTGGCTTCTGCCACGATATGCTCGATCGATTGCTGATAGATGCCGGGCATCGAGGAAACTTCTTTCCTGATACCGCTCCCGAAGGCCGAAAACATCGGGTAGATCAGATCGTTGACCGACAGGCTGGTCTCGCGCACCATCCGCCGGAAAATTTCACTGCCGCGGATCCGGCGTGCCCTGTATTGCGGAAAAAACATGACTTCCTCCTCGTGCCGAAACATGAACTGACCGTGAAAGAGTAATGCAAGCGCTGCTCAAAATGCAAGTGCGGAGTGCCCTGGGGGGCAGCAGAAAACCGCCGCAGTTGAAGTCAATCCATCACGACCGGCAGCACGCTGCCCCCTTCCGGCATGACCAGGGCCTGCCAGTCCGCTGGCAGCAGCTCTTCGGCCATGGCCAGCGCCTGTTCCAGCGAAGAGGCCGGCAGCATGCCCATCGCCTCCACCTGGTGTGCCGTAAAGCTGGATACCAGGATGATCCGGAAACGCTGAGCCTTCATCAGCATCGAGAAGGCCGTCTGGCCGTTGATCTCGTAATGGCTCCGCAAGGCGGACTCGAACTCATCCAGCCGCTTGTGACGGAACCAGTTGAAGAAGGTGTCATGGCCGAAGCCGTCGCGGCATTCGGCCAGCAGGATCATCACCCCACCCTCTGCCAGCGCCTGGGAGGCGTATTCCATGGATTTGTGGGCCTGGATCAGGTTGATGTCCTTGGGATGCCCCCCACAGGAGACGATCACCATGTCGGCTTTACGGCGCAGCGGATAGCTGAAACGCTCGCGGTAGAAACGGCACCCCTCGTCGTGGGCTTCACGCCAATGGCCAGCATAGGCGGCAATGATGCGCTTGTCCAACGACAGCACCGTATTGAAAAGCAGATCCGGTTCTGCCATGGCACAGGCCTCCAGCATGGCCTGATGCACGGGATTGCCCTCCAGGCTGCCGGTGGTGGCCAGCGGATTCTTGCCGCTGCCGGGATGGGGATTGAGCACGGCGAAGTGGCTGGACATGCAGGCTTGCCGGCTGGCGATTCCGGGCAATACCGCTTTGCGCCCGCCGCCGAAACCGGCGAAGTAGTGAAAGCCGATCACGCCGGTCAGAATCAGTCGGTCCGCCTCCACGGCGCGGCGGTTGATGCTGACCTCGATGCCGCCGCTGGTCCTGCCGAGGAAGACCAGACCGGCAGGATCGTCGCAATTGTGGTCTGTCACCGCGATACGGCCATACAGCGGCCCCAGGATCTTCCGGTGCTCGTGTTCGGTCTGTGCACGGTGGATGCCGAGGGCGATCAGGATCTGGATATCGCGGTCGGGAATGCCCTGGCGGTTGAGCCGCTCGACCAGCTGCGGCAGATACAATTCGCTGCCGGTGTAGCGGGTAATGTCGGAGGTAACGATGACCACCTTTTCGCCGGGAGAAAAACGGGCCAATTCTTGGCAGGTATCCAGGGCGCGTGCGATGATCTCTTCCGGAGATGTGACGGCAGGGGCCATGGCCGGCTCGATCGTCCCGCCCAGGCGACCAGGGGGAAGATCGAGTTGAAACGAGGTGGAGCCGTATTTGAGGTTCAAGGGCCGTGACCTCCCGAATGATTGCATGGCCGGCAGCAGGGCCGGTTTAGAATTGTACCACGAAGAGCCGACAGTCAAGGGGGCATGAGAGGAAAAACTGTATCGCTTCTCCGCCCTTAAAACGCAAACAGGGATGCGCGGGGTTCAATAACCTCGGGCATCCCTGTCAAGACCGGGTACTTGGTCACTGGTCAGATCCAGGCGTCTCCACCGTCGTAATGGAAATCGCCGGCCGGCGTCTTGGCCGAGGCCTTGAATTTCGCCTCACGGGCCAGGTTGCGAACCTTGCCTGCTGCAGATTCTCCCAGGTCCGAGAGCTTCTCCCGGACTTCCCGGCCCGGCTTGGGGGTCAGGAGCAGGGCGGCGGCACCGGCGATGATCGCACCGGAAACAAAAGCTATGACAGCAGCGGCGGCATTGTCGTTACGGGATGACATGGCAGACTCCTTTTTGGGAACGTGCTGTAAGAATCGGGAAAACGGAACACGAATTTAACACAGCCCGAAGGTGGAATAAAGGCAATTTTTTTACCGGTCCGCCCGCTGTGGCTGGGGTTCGGGACTGTCCCCCGGACGCCTGAAGATGCGCGCCAGGTGCCGCGTTATCATCTCCTCGAAGTCCTCGTCCCGGTTGCCGGTATAGATCAGGGACGAACCGATTTCCGCCGCCAGGATGGCGCACAGATACTTGGTGGGCAGCGTGCTGATGCGTCGTCTGAAGGCCGGCGTCTTCCGGAGCAAAAGCGGCAGATGGTTGATCACCGCCTGGCGGAAAGGCATTTGCAGACAGAGCGCGGGCCGGTTCGAAAAGAATTCGAACAGACGGGTATAGTAGGCGTTGATGTTCTGGCTGATGGTGTCCGAAATCTCGGTATAAAGCTGGGTTCCGCCTGCCTCGCGCCACCGCCGCAGGATCAGCCGCGCCTCATCGGCCGCCCGTTTCTCCAGAATGGACAGCACATCACCGACGTACTCCTCCTTGTGCTCCAGGAACTCCCGCTCCGACAGCAGCAGGTTGGCGATGATCTCGTAGGAGGAGGAGATCACCCCGCACTTGTTGGCCGAAGCGTCGCGCATGATGACCGCTCCGCTCTTCTGGAGCTGCACCCGCGCCTCGGGGGTCAGGAAGGAGTTGGCTCCCTCCACGATCACCCTGGCCGAAGGCTTGCCCTGTTCGTCCAGGAATTGCCGCCAGTTGTGACCTTCAATGGTTTCGGGCCGGCCGCCGGCCGGAATGAAGAGATCGGCCGGCACCGAAAAGACCAGGCTGTTGTACTGGTGGTAGAAATCGTCGATATCCAGCCATTCCTCCACCATGCCTGTCACTGATCGGCTGACCTTGCGGTGGGTCTCCTTGAGCCCCTCCATGCGTCGGCCGGTGCGGTAGATGATGAAGCCTCCGGGATTGAGCCGCTCCGGATCGAAACTGTCCAGGTCGTGCTTCAAAACCATCCGTTCCAGCTCCTGGCGATGGAGGCCGCCGGGATCGTAGACGGCTGCCGTGCCATCCAGAATCAGGCGCACCTGCAACCCGGGGCAGCGGGCCAGCATGATGCGCAGACAGTTGCCGGCCACATCGCCGTTGGGACCTCCGGTCATTTTGAGCGAAAAGGTGTCGCGGTCGATATCGACGCCGAGCGACTCGGCCATGGTGATCCGGGCAAAGGTGACCACGCCGGTGGAGGTGACGCCGTACTCCTTGTGATTGATCCCGACGCGCTTGCTGGACATGATGCCGGTGCCGAGGATATAGCCGCGTCTCCTGGACAGGCTGGCAATCGCCTCGATCATGCTGTCGTGCATGTTCTCGTCCGGACCGATTTCGATCGGTTCGTCGTCGCCATAGTAGTCCACCACCCGCTGATCCCTGGCGCGGCCGTCGGCCGTGACGAAGATGTCCAGGAAGGCATTAGCTATACTATACTGCAACTTGTACAACCTGCAGTTTTCCTCGTCCCCTCCCGCTTCGCTGAGGTCGGAAGCATCCAGCACCAGCGTCAGCTTCGAGCCCCCCTCATAGATATCCTTATTCTTCAGGTGCTGGGTGTTGGCCAGTACGTAGACTTCGCGGAACAGGGTGTTGGCGGCGGTGATGAAGTCATCGGCGCTGCGGGCGATGACCGTGCGCCAGCCGCCACGGGCGATATCCGAAAAGCCGATATGGTAGCCGGCTCCGTAACGGCTGAAAAAGAAAGTCACCCGGAAGGGAAGCGCCTCGGGCAGATCCGCGATGAATTCGGAGCCGAGTTTTCGCAGATAGGCCGGGTCCAGCCGGAAGGCCAGAGCCTGCTTCTCGACCACGAAAAAGTTGGTCTTCAGGCAATGGGTGATCAGCAGCAGACAGCAGCGGTACACCGAACGGCGGATGTCGTCCAGCCAGCGGTGGCCGGTATTGTAGCCTTCGACCGCTTCCTGCGTTTCGGCCAGCATGGCATCGTACAGAGCTTCCCGGTCAGTCAGCTCGGGATTGAAGCGGGCCCTGAACAGGCGGATCAGCAGCTGCCCCATTTCGGGATGGTCGTAGAAGGCGCGCTGGACATCTTCCAGCCCGAAACGGTCGGGCTGGTTGTGGGCCAGGCTGGTGTGGCAGAAAGCGATAAAGGCATTGGTCAGGGCGGCATCCTCGCCGGAAAGCAATCCCGTGGTAACGAAGTCGCGGTAGGCCGGGGATACGGTCGAGACGATCTGGGTGGTGCAGAGCTCGCGTCTCAGGTAGGCGGCCAGGGGGCTGCCGGGGGAAAGATCGGCGCCGGTGCGGCTCTGGACATAGAAAGCCCCCAGGAAATAGGGGTGGATGCCGTTGGAAATGGTCTGGCAATAGGCCCGGCGGATACCGATTTCCAGGCGGTTGAAAACCTCCAGTACCTGTCTCAGGAACTCCTCCTGCGGCGGGTTGCCCACGGCGAACAGCACCCGGATCTCCGGGCGCCCCTCCCGGACCACCTCGGCGATATCCAGGAACAATCCGCCGGCCTCGTTGCTCCGTTCGAACAGCCACAGCAGGTAGGCGGTCCGCGAGGGGGGAGACATACGAACGTAATTCTGATTGTTGAGCCAGAAGATCTTCAGCAGCCGATCGAATTTTTTCAGGTCAAAACCGGGGAATGACGTCCGCAGCTCGGATCTGATCCTGCCTGCCAGTGCAGAAGGTATGTCGATCGGCCGGTTCAGGTCGATTTCGTGGTTCTGGCGGCGGTCGAATTCGAAACGCTGCACCTCCAGTTCCTCCTCCATGTCCGGCATGGAGGAAAAGGAGTGGGAGAACATGGCGTAGGATATCTCCCGCTCCCCGATCCGGCGCAGAGTATCGTAGAGGGTGCCGCGCCGGCTGACGCAGGCCACTACCAGCAGTTTCG belongs to Geobacter sp. SVR and includes:
- the hemB gene encoding porphobilinogen synthase, producing MFFPQYRARRIRGSEIFRRMVRETSLSVNDLIYPMFSAFGSGIRKEVSSMPGIYQQSIEHIVAEAKEVRDLGIPAVLLFGIPETKDAVGSDAYSDTGIIQETIRAIKREVPGLAVITDVCLCEYTDHGHCGLIVQGDVDNDATLELLAKEAVSHARAGADMVAPSDMMDGRVAAIRDALDENGFDAVPVMSYAVKYASGYYGPFREAAESTPQFGDRRTYQMDPANRLEALREAAQDIEEGADIIMVKPGLPYLDIVRDLRNEYSLPLAVYNVSGEYSMIKGAAANGWIDEERVVMETMLAFKRAGADIIITYHAKDIAHWLQK
- the larA gene encoding nickel-dependent lactate racemase; its protein translation is MNLKYGSTSFQLDLPPGRLGGTIEPAMAPAVTSPEEIIARALDTCQELARFSPGEKVVIVTSDITRYTGSELYLPQLVERLNRQGIPDRDIQILIALGIHRAQTEHEHRKILGPLYGRIAVTDHNCDDPAGLVFLGRTSGGIEVSINRRAVEADRLILTGVIGFHYFAGFGGGRKAVLPGIASRQACMSSHFAVLNPHPGSGKNPLATTGSLEGNPVHQAMLEACAMAEPDLLFNTVLSLDKRIIAAYAGHWREAHDEGCRFYRERFSYPLRRKADMVIVSCGGHPKDINLIQAHKSMEYASQALAEGGVMILLAECRDGFGHDTFFNWFRHKRLDEFESALRSHYEINGQTAFSMLMKAQRFRIILVSSFTAHQVEAMGMLPASSLEQALAMAEELLPADWQALVMPEGGSVLPVVMD
- a CDS encoding YtxH domain-containing protein, with amino-acid sequence MSSRNDNAAAAVIAFVSGAIIAGAAALLLTPKPGREVREKLSDLGESAAGKVRNLAREAKFKASAKTPAGDFHYDGGDAWI
- a CDS encoding NAD-glutamate dehydrogenase domain-containing protein, with amino-acid sequence MNLPAVIRRSARAESARAVETAAWLQQNMSPFFFEAMADEQDALAWLARDMPRLRINQRVILVDRAKLLVVACVSRRGTLYDTLRRIGEREISYAMFSHSFSSMPDMEEELEVQRFEFDRRQNHEIDLNRPIDIPSALAGRIRSELRTSFPGFDLKKFDRLLKIFWLNNQNYVRMSPPSRTAYLLWLFERSNEAGGLFLDIAEVVREGRPEIRVLFAVGNPPQEEFLRQVLEVFNRLEIGIRRAYCQTISNGIHPYFLGAFYVQSRTGADLSPGSPLAAYLRRELCTTQIVSTVSPAYRDFVTTGLLSGEDAALTNAFIAFCHTSLAHNQPDRFGLEDVQRAFYDHPEMGQLLIRLFRARFNPELTDREALYDAMLAETQEAVEGYNTGHRWLDDIRRSVYRCCLLLITHCLKTNFFVVEKQALAFRLDPAYLRKLGSEFIADLPEALPFRVTFFFSRYGAGYHIGFSDIARGGWRTVIARSADDFITAANTLFREVYVLANTQHLKNKDIYEGGSKLTLVLDASDLSEAGGDEENCRLYKLQYSIANAFLDIFVTADGRARDQRVVDYYGDDEPIEIGPDENMHDSMIEAIASLSRRRGYILGTGIMSSKRVGINHKEYGVTSTGVVTFARITMAESLGVDIDRDTFSLKMTGGPNGDVAGNCLRIMLARCPGLQVRLILDGTAAVYDPGGLHRQELERMVLKHDLDSFDPERLNPGGFIIYRTGRRMEGLKETHRKVSRSVTGMVEEWLDIDDFYHQYNSLVFSVPADLFIPAGGRPETIEGHNWRQFLDEQGKPSARVIVEGANSFLTPEARVQLQKSGAVIMRDASANKCGVISSSYEIIANLLLSEREFLEHKEEYVGDVLSILEKRAADEARLILRRWREAGGTQLYTEISDTISQNINAYYTRLFEFFSNRPALCLQMPFRQAVINHLPLLLRKTPAFRRRISTLPTKYLCAILAAEIGSSLIYTGNRDEDFEEMITRHLARIFRRPGDSPEPQPQRADR